In the Candidatus Eisenbacteria bacterium genome, CGCAGGGCGTGCCTGTCATTAGTGGTCAACACCTTCACGGTTTCAGGCTTGATGAGACATCCGGATTCAACTTCCTGAGCCCAGAACACGCAAATCGCCTTAAGAACGCTAATGTGCAAAAAGGCGACATTATTTTCACTCACGCTGGTAACATTGGACAGGTTTCGTACATTCCAGAAAGCTCGGAATACGAACGTTATGTCATTTCTCAGCGCCAGTTCTATATGCGATGTAACCGTCAACGTGTAATACCTGAGTTTGTCGTTTACTATTTCAATACACCTGAGGGCAGGCACAAGCTCCTTGCTAATACGTCTCAGGTCGGCGTTCCATCAATCGCTCAGCCGGTGACATATCTGCGTACGATTGAGATTCCACTGCCGCCCCTCCCCGAACAACGTGCCATTGCCCACATCCTCGGCACATTGGACGACAAGATCGAACTGAACCGGCGGATGAATGATACATTGGAGGCTATCGCACAACCAATCTTTAAGTCGTGGTTTGTAAACTTCGATCCCGTCCGCGCTAAAATGGAGGGCCACTGGAAAAAAGGCGAAAACCTACCCTGCCTCCCCGCCCGCCTGTGGGACCTCTTCCCTGACAGCTTCGAGGATTCGGAGTTGGGAGATATTCCGAGAGGGTGGAAGGTCCAACGACTTGGAGACATTATCGAGCTTGCATATGGCAAGGCGCTCAAGGAAGAAAACCGCCGTGTCGGGTCGATCCCGGTTTTTGGTTCAAACGGTCAGGTCGGTTGGCACGATCAGAAACTTGTCGATGGTCCCGGGATCATCGTGGGGCGGAAGGGTAACCCAGGCATTGTAACCTGGGCGCCAACGGACTTTTTCGCAATAGACACAACGTTCTACGTCGTACCGAAAAACGAATGCGGAAGCCTCCACTTTCTTTATTACGCGCTTCTTGGGCATGACCTGGCTTCACTCGGAGCGGACTCCGCGGTACCTGGGTTGAACCGCAATCTCGCATATATGAACTTGCAGGTCTCGCCCCAATCTAACGTGATAGAAGGATTCGACAGACAAGTTAAGCCGCTATTTGATAAGACCTACGCAAACAAACGTGAATCCCGTACACTCGCCGCCCTGCGCGACACACTGATGCCCAAGCTCATCACTGGCGAGCTGCGGTTGAAGGATGCGGAAAAGATTGTGGGGAAAAGCTGATGAACAAAGACCGTGATTTGATCCCGCCGCACGGCGGGTACCGTAAGCTGCGCAGCTTTCAGTGCGCGCAGTTGCGTGCAGAATCACGCCTTCGGCGTGACCGAGGGCAGCATGGCGTCCGCCACATCGAAGAAGACCGAACTCAAACTCACCGGCGTGGCCAGGGCCAGCCTTGAGGAATTGCTACTGGACTATGAGGACTTCTTGCGCCAGCGTGGATTGCGCCTCTGGAACAAGGACTCGCCGGAGGCGCTGGCGGTGAGGGGGAAGTACAAGTCAGACCCGTCGGACAGGTCTGACCTGTCCGACGGGTCTGACCCCTACTGCATTGCCTCGTCTTCGCCAGAGGTGGCAGCGAACACAATCATCTGCCTGATTAATCAGGCGAGTTATTTGTTGGGGCGGCAGTTACAGAAACTCGAACAACAATTTCTTAATGAAGGTGGTTTCACGGAGCGCCTTTACCGCGAGCGGCAGCAGAGAAAAAGGTCATGAGACAATTCACCGAATCTACCGTGGAAGATGCCGCCCTCGCTTGGCTGGAGAGCCTTGGCTGGGTCGTGAAACATGGGCCTCACATTGGGCCCGGGGAGCTCTGGGCGGAACGGGCTGACTATGATCAGGTGGTTCTGGGAGACCGCCTGCGTCAGGGGCTCGCACGCCTCAACCCGCAGCTTCCGGCTGAGGCCCTCGAAGATGCATTCCGCAAGATCATCCGGCCTGAAGGACCGACACTGGAGGCGCGCAACCGCGCCTTCCATCGTTTGCTGATTGATGGGGTGACGGTCGAATACAAGCGTCCCGATGGGACCATAGCGGGCGCACAAGCTCGACTTGTCGATTTCGAAGACCCTGATAATAACGACTGGCTTGCCGTCAACCAGTTCACCGTTAGCGAAAACAAGCATACCCGTCGGCCTGACGTAGTGTTATTCATTAACGGCCTCCCGATTGTGATCATCGAACTCAAGAACCCTGCCGACGAGAACGCCACCATCTGGACAGCCTTTCAACAGCTTCAGACTTACATGAGTGAGTTGCCAAGTCTCTTCAGCTTCAATGAGATGCTTGTCGTCTCCGATGGTATGGAAGCACGCATAGGCACGCTTACGGCAGGTCGGGAGTGGTTCAAGCCCTGGAGGACGATCTCAGGTGAGTCATTGGCCGATCCCCACTTGCCCGAGCTGCAGGTCGTGTTAGAAGGAATTTTAGAGAAGCGGCGGTTCCTTGATCTGCTTCGCGATTTCATTGTATTCGAGGATTCTGGTGGTGCGCTCGTTAAGAAATTGGCCGGCTACCATCAGTTCCATGCTGTAAAAATAGCGGCGGAGGAAACTCTGCGTGCTGCGCGATTACGCGAGGAGGCCCGTCGGGTTGCGGAACCACCGGGCGGTTATGAGACAAGGCCTGAACACGGTGGCAAACCCGGAGATCGAAGGATTGGCGTCGTCTGGCATACGCAGGGATCAGGGAAGAGCCTGACCATGGCTTTCTATGCTGGCCGCATCATCCGCCAGCCGGAGATGGCGAACCCGACCATCGTTGTTCTCACAGATCGCAACGACCTTGACGATCAACTCTTTGGGACCTTCTCGCGATGCCAGGAACTATTGCGCCAACCTCCGGCACAGGCGGAGAACCGGGCTGACTTGCGCGAGAAGCTGCGTGTTGAAGCTGGAGGTGTCATCTTCACAACAATTCAGAAGTTTCTCCCCGAGGAAAAAGGCGATCACCTCCCCGCGCTCTCCGAAAGGCGAAACATTGTCGTGATCGCCGACGAAGCCCACCGCAGTCAGTATGATTTCATTGACGGCTATGCACGGCACATGCGGGATGCGCTGCCGAATGCCTCCTTTATCGGATTCACCGGCACACCAATTGAGTTTACGGATAAGAATACCCGGGCAGTGTTTGGAGACTATATCAGCATTTACGATATCCAGCGTGCGGTAGACGATGGAGCGACGGTTCCCATCTATTACGAGGGCAGGCTGGCGAAGCTTGAGCTGGATGAGTCCCAGAGGCCAAAAATTGACCCGGATTTTGAGGAAGTCACCGAGGGTGAGGAGATCGAGCGGAAGGAAAAACTTAAGACGAAGTGGGCACAGCTTGAGAAAATTGTCGGGGCCGAGAAGCGGCTGAAAGTTGTTGCTCAAGACATTGTCTCGCACTTCGAAGAGCGGCTTGAGGCAATGGAAGGAAAAGCCCTGATCGTCTGTATGAGCCGGCGTATCTGTATGGATTTACATGATGAGATCGTGAAGC is a window encoding:
- a CDS encoding restriction endonuclease subunit S — translated: MGGEWDTATIDEVAERVAMGPFGSSIKVETFVAQGVPVISGQHLHGFRLDETSGFNFLSPEHANRLKNANVQKGDIIFTHAGNIGQVSYIPESSEYERYVISQRQFYMRCNRQRVIPEFVVYYFNTPEGRHKLLANTSQVGVPSIAQPVTYLRTIEIPLPPLPEQRAIAHILGTLDDKIELNRRMNDTLEAIAQPIFKSWFVNFDPVRAKMEGHWKKGENLPCLPARLWDLFPDSFEDSELGDIPRGWKVQRLGDIIELAYGKALKEENRRVGSIPVFGSNGQVGWHDQKLVDGPGIIVGRKGNPGIVTWAPTDFFAIDTTFYVVPKNECGSLHFLYYALLGHDLASLGADSAVPGLNRNLAYMNLQVSPQSNVIEGFDRQVKPLFDKTYANKRESRTLAALRDTLMPKLITGELRLKDAEKIVGKS
- a CDS encoding four helix bundle suffix domain-containing protein, whose amino-acid sequence is MASATSKKTELKLTGVARASLEELLLDYEDFLRQRGLRLWNKDSPEALAVRGKYKSDPSDRSDLSDGSDPYCIASSSPEVAANTIICLINQASYLLGRQLQKLEQQFLNEGGFTERLYRERQQRKRS
- a CDS encoding type I restriction endonuclease subunit R, which produces MRQFTESTVEDAALAWLESLGWVVKHGPHIGPGELWAERADYDQVVLGDRLRQGLARLNPQLPAEALEDAFRKIIRPEGPTLEARNRAFHRLLIDGVTVEYKRPDGTIAGAQARLVDFEDPDNNDWLAVNQFTVSENKHTRRPDVVLFINGLPIVIIELKNPADENATIWTAFQQLQTYMSELPSLFSFNEMLVVSDGMEARIGTLTAGREWFKPWRTISGESLADPHLPELQVVLEGILEKRRFLDLLRDFIVFEDSGGALVKKLAGYHQFHAVKIAAEETLRAARLREEARRVAEPPGGYETRPEHGGKPGDRRIGVVWHTQGSGKSLTMAFYAGRIIRQPEMANPTIVVLTDRNDLDDQLFGTFSRCQELLRQPPAQAENRADLREKLRVEAGGVIFTTIQKFLPEEKGDHLPALSERRNIVVIADEAHRSQYDFIDGYARHMRDALPNASFIGFTGTPIEFTDKNTRAVFGDYISIYDIQRAVDDGATVPIYYEGRLAKLELDESQRPKIDPDFEEVTEGEEIERKEKLKTKWAQLEKIVGAEKRLKVVAQDIVSHFEERLEAMEGKALIVCMSRRICMDLHDEIVKLQPLWFDVGDDKGAIKVVMTGNASEGPRVAQHARNKQRREMLANRFRDPKDPLKMVMVRDMWLTGFDAPSLHTMYVDKPMRGHGLMQAIARVNRVFHDKPGGLVVDYLGLAHELKQALATYTESGGTGKTAIDQEEAVALMLEKYEICYGLFHGFNWSKWVSGSPEERVSVLPPAQEHILAQVEGKERFQRAVQELSQAFALAVPHEEALNIRNDVGFFQAVRAVLSKRAPSEMRPEEELDHAIRQIVSRAVAPEGVVDIFSAAGLKRPDISILSDEFLAEVRSMPQRNLAVELLRKLLAGEIRARGRKNVVQARSFAEMLEQAIRRYQNRAIEAAQVIEELIALAKEMRQADTRSEALNLSEEELAFYDALETNDSAVKVLGDNTLRTIARELVATVRKNVTIDWTMRENVRAQLRVIVKRILRKYGYPPDKQEKATQTVLEQAEVLSQEWVNA